In the genome of Gymnogyps californianus isolate 813 chromosome 23, ASM1813914v2, whole genome shotgun sequence, the window TGTGAAAAGCATCAATGACCGTTCTCCAGAAGACATTTTCACTGCTgaaaggtggaaaaagaaaaaaagaatgaaaaggaagaaacacaagAGATGTCtggagaaatgagagaaaaatcaatctttttttttttgctattcatCTAGCAGCGTAAGTTGGATGTAGGATTGCTTTTCTTAAGGGAGAGTAGATTTCCAGAAGGACTGTAACGGGTGCTATTCATGCACAATTGGGACAGGACTGGTAAGATGATAAAGGGAATTAGAGGAGATTGTGAGGAAAAATCCAAGGATGCAAGCAGTTTTGTATCCCAAGCAAGTATCTTTTTGTATCTGGGTATGGATCCATGTGCAGGTACAGAGCAAGCTGTGGAATGTTGAAGTAACAATTGCCACTTTGGAGCGGAAAAAAAGACGGtggaaaaaggtttttttggtgcagGGCAGGTTGGTGGGTAAGTTAGGAAAAAAGTGCGGTAAAAATTAGAGGGGGGAAGCAGGTAATCAAATTGTGATGCAGATGGAAAGTGAAGATGTCAGGTCTTTGTGTAATAGTGCTTTTTCCCACCTAAGCCAGTTCCAGGGCTCTATCAGCACACCTcaataaaagaaatactcaGAACAGAGATGCCAAAAGGAGTAGCGTTTTGtgatgcaaaaataattatttttggtgaggacagggaagaggaggaggattttgAGGGTTCTGTCAAAAGGCCTCAGGGTAGCAAGTGTGAGTGCTGGCACTTGACAAGTGGAAAAACTGAATGTAATTAAATATCAGAGTGCTGAAACTCATATTATGCTCTTGGCAGGAATTCACTGCAACTGGTTCTTCCAACACAGACACAGGGAAGGCTTCAGGCAGTCTAGAGACCAAATATAAGATCAAAGACTATGGACTTACATTCACCCAGAAGTGGAACACAGACAACACATTGGGAACAGAAGTTTCCATGGAGGATCAGGTAAGAGGAAGTAGAtactctgaaaatgtttctgcaacTGGTATGAGAACGTATTGAGTTGAgcacaaaacactgaagagtGAAAGTTGCACAAAACTATCTGGagtactaaaaagaaagaagttatgTATATTTGCAGAACGCACAGACTGAGAGAGCATCGTGaattttgggggtgggaggtgCAAGCATTCCCACAGCAGTATGCTGCTACATAATGATCCAAAGGTACAGAGTTACTGCAGTTATAGGCGTGCGAAATTAGGTGGCTGGTTGAGTGACTGTCACTATTATCCACTCCGAACAGgagtttttgtttaaagatgCACTCTAGCTATGTAGAACTTTCACTGCTGCAGTCatgcagggaaaacaaaagagggGGCTCGTAGTTTTAAATGCTCTAATACTTAAGGACTTAAGTTTGGCTGCCTTGAGATTGAATATATTTTGTAAGGTTGAAGAGAAAGATTAGTGTTTGCAGCTTGGCACTGCTTACACAAAGGGTTGCTAGCATACAGCACTCTTAAAACacaattctttttcaaagtaataGCTTTATGCTTTTCACTTAATCCTTGAAGCGTAAGGTAGTGGTGCCAAAGGTGGTAAAAGTTCTGTGGTGCCCTCCGCCGTGTATGGCCATCAATTTTTGTAGTTATGGTTTTACACTTTTACCTgtgctttaaaatggaaaatgctgtCCAGCTCAAAACCAAGGTGGGAAAGCTGAGGCAGGTACACAGTTTGGCCTGTGAAGTTGTACTGTGTCTTAAAAGAATACCTGTAGATTCTGAGATTCTTGAGCTACCGTATGGATTGTTGGAACTACAGGGAATAAGCAAACATGAActgaacaattttctttctttaacatAGTTTGTCAGTTTTCTTGATTACAGAAACCTTCCTGTAATAACGTATCTACAAAGCGTGCACTGTTATAGGGCCTCATTGTGGGGAGAAAAAGTCCAAATATTAATCCCTCATCATACAGCATCTTCAGATTTTGTTGTAAAACATGTGGGAGACATTATGGTCttgttttgtcttctctttaGACAGGAAGTAGAGCTATAGCAGTGGAATATAACAAATCATGTTTCAGCAGAGTTCTAAGCAGatgtctctgtttttctttgcagttggCTGAAGGATTGAAGGTGGCTCTTGACACTACATTTGTACCAAACACTgggtaaatattttctgttaccTTTATCTAAGGAGTGCTAGAATTTCCCATAACTTTCAATTACAAATGCTTATTCTGGTCATTGTGCAAATGCTCAGATTTTACTGTAGAATATTCTGCAGGCACTGTAGAATATTTTGAAGGCAATGGATAATACCAGGCTTAGAACGACAAGGTCTGCTAAAAATGATTCTTCAGGTTTTTGGCCATTGGCAAATTCGTTGTTTTGCAGTAggtattatatttttttaactctcccCTTAAACAGCTAGGTCTTACATGGACCACTTAACTTGTACCATCTTTGTCATGGTGTTGACAGTCCTGCTGTCAACTCAGTGCCTTAAGaacacaaagcaaaattattttttttcctgatgcgTTTGGGCAGATGTCTATGTACAACTGAATGAGGAGGTAGAACTGCATAGGTATTATGATAGGCAGTGGAATAGcactttttgtctttctcagttatcatgtatttatttttggtagGCAGTAGAGCAAAGGAGGGGTGTTTACGTCTGGATAATGCACAAAGCTTGAGACTGCTTTGTAAATAATTACTGGTATTTCTTCATTGCTGGGGAGAGCCtatcagaaaaatcagagtttgAAATACTGCTTGGATGTAAGGAATTAGAAGCCAAGTCAAAAATGAGACCGCAGGCTTGGGTGTGAGTGACAGGCAGCACGGTGTTCTGCTGTGTCTTcagtgggagagaaaggaggttGGGGAGAGGATTAAGGAGGTGATAAAGTTTTGTCTCAGTTATGTTAAGTTTGAATTGATAGCAAAATGAGCACAAAGACGCAttggagagagaggaagaggcttctccagagggacagaaaaaggCTAAGTGGATGATGTCTGGATGAGGAAATTTGTTTTTGATAGAGGAAACTGGTATCCAGtactgaagaaggaaggaaggaaggcaagTACTGCACAGGAAGGAACGGTGGAGAGAACCGAGCAGACGAAAAGTCACTGAAGGACAGAAAGGCCAACTATCGGTACAGGATGTCATGGATGCTCCTGAAAGAAACGGATGATGCCATAACGCATTGAACTCACTTGTGGAGAACAAAATGTGAAACCTGATGATTTTTAGAGCATTAAGCAGAAAcgcttttgtcttttttgcttcttgagGATTTTAAGGAGTTTGAGATGGTGGAGGAAAAAGTGGCACCACGTAAATATACATAATACCAATATTACCCTTATCCCATGCCCTCTTCAGCAGCTGTTAAGTTTTGAGTAGGCATTACAGTAATTTAATTAACTGGCCTTAAGGGACATACATATGTGAATAAAACTACATACAATACATACTTGTATACTACCAGGGATAAAATGGTGTGGTTCTCTCTGCAGGAAGAAGAGTGGAAAGTTGAAGACCTCCTACAAAAGAGAATATGTAAATCTAGGCTGCAACATAGACATTGATCTCTCTGGACCAACCATCTATGGCTGGGCAGTGTTGGGCTATGAAGGCTGGCTTGCTGGCTACCAGATGGCTTTTGATACAGCCAAGTCTAAGCTTTCGCAAAATAACTTTGCTTTGGGATATAAGGCAGGAGACTTTCAGCTGCACACTAATGTGTAAGTATTATCTGAGCCTAGAAAAACATCAGAGGAGCCAAACTAGATTAATAGTGAGCATTAACAGTTAGGTGAAAGGTGGGTGGATAGAAGGGGACGCTGATTTGTTTCgaaataatttatatttggTGTTTTCATCTTCAGTACAACTAAAGCAGGGGCAACTTTCCAACTCTTGGCTGTCTTTTGAGACCTTGTTTCAGGgtaattttggtttttgtgtATCTAAAATAGTGGCATAAAGGCACTTCCTGTAAACTCTAACTTCTATTTTGGCGCTAGATAAAAGAGCCTTCAATTTAAGCTACTGtaccttccccccctccccaccagaCAGAAAGCTTCTGGCTCAGAAATGCCCGAGGTGAGGAGAGAGGTGTGTGTTGCATTGTGCTCGAGTGCTTCCAGCTGTCATTGCAGTATAGCTCTAATCTTGGCATTCACATGTTCTGAGAGTCTTTGAAGATGGTGTATTTAAACAACTGCAATGCAATAACATTGTTTTCAGTCTCATCATTCCCATAACTGACTGAAGTTTCCTTCTGGATTTGTCCCTTTATGCATTATCGCaggcttgctttctcaagaCAAGCAAGCAAGTTATCATCTGGGTATTTTTTTGTCAGAACCTCAAACCATAGGTCTCAGCTATTGAAAAGTCTTGTTCCATTCTGCAAGCAAAACTTATGTTTTGGGTAAAAAACGTGAGCAGGAGTCTGCCAGCTCCAGCTAGGAAGTAGATGAGCATGGGTCCAGGGAAGTATTGGAGCTCTTGGTTCATTTTAAGAGATAATGATCAAATGATTGTGGGGAAGGGTTAATCTAAAGAGTTACTATTTACTAAACAAGGCAAGGCTTGACACACTTGCATCTATTACAAACAGGAATGATGGCACCGAGTTTGGTGGGTCTATTTATCAGAAGGTTAATAATAAGGTTGAGACATCAGTCAATCTTGCATGGACTGCTGGCAGTAACAACACACGT includes:
- the VDAC3 gene encoding voltage-dependent anion-selective channel protein 3 isoform X1 — its product is MAVPPSYSDLGKSARDVFNKGYGFGVVKLELKTRSSSGVEFTATGSSNTDTGKASGSLETKYKIKDYGLTFTQKWNTDNTLGTEVSMEDQLAEGLKVALDTTFVPNTGKKSGKLKTSYKREYVNLGCNIDIDLSGPTIYGWAVLGYEGWLAGYQMAFDTAKSKLSQNNFALGYKAGDFQLHTNVNDGTEFGGSIYQKVNNKVETSVNLAWTAGSNNTRFGIAAKYQLDEKTSIVAKVNNASLIGIGYTHALRPGVKLTLSGLIDGKNFSAGGHKVGLGFELEA
- the VDAC3 gene encoding voltage-dependent anion-selective channel protein 3 isoform X2; this encodes MAVPPSYSDLGKSARDVFNKGYGFGVVKLELKTRSSSGVLEFTATGSSNTDTGKASGSLETKYKIKDYGLTFTQKWNTDNTLGTEVSMEDQLAEGLKVALDTTFVPNTGKKSGKLKTSYKREYVNLGCNIDIDLSGPTIYGWAVLGYEGWLAGYQMAFDTAKSKLSQNNFALGYKAGDFQLHTNVNDGTEFGGSIYQKVNNKVETSVNLAWTAGSNNTRFGIAAKYQLDEKTSIVAKVNNASLIGIGYTHALRPGVKLTLSGLIDGKNFSAGGHKVGLGFELEA